Proteins from a genomic interval of Gossypium hirsutum isolate 1008001.06 chromosome A09, Gossypium_hirsutum_v2.1, whole genome shotgun sequence:
- the LOC107928555 gene encoding dymeclin, with translation MGAVPSTPRHTSTTAEAAEYLIGTFVGEKSFPLASDFWQKLLELPLTLRWSSYRVQQACELFAQNNHHTRHLAKILIHLSWCLQEAVRTSGAPSVVYLKAINAVYFSSVFLKYIIENSQSDNIEELCLSLLENEPVPKDFMTDQRIENLLMHNVLTFLGSIDVSPTTSLLHQELLNFMLVAMSTQLLSGPTPGPKDVNPFLDAAMSQESLLVSSVVHRLLLNYIMRPRLPSSTAAAYSIFFEENQPGVLQRVGSAAANFVLLPFNYLVNSNSEGSRNQLADCSLHVLLVLIHYHKCVVSDESITDRSDDSASTDPVSKVNTYFTVNPYSKALENARDIEFDRADIEGNAQNGPVVRLPFASLFDTLGMCLADETAVLLLYSLVQGNSDFLEYVLVRTDLDTLLMPILETLYSASRRTSNQIYMLLIILLILSQDSSFNASIHKMILPGVPWYKEHLLHQTSLGSLMVIILIRTVQYNLSKLRDVYLHTTCLATLANMAPHVHRLSAYASQRLVSLFYMLSRKYNKLVELRDDKLQTKAISTGDGLVEDMSAELQIYTDFLRIVLEILNAILTYALPRNPEVVYAIMHRQEVFQPFKSHPRFAELLENIYNVLDFFNSRMDAQRMDGEWSVEKVLLFIINNCRSWRGEGMKMFTQLHFSYEQESHPEEFFIPYVWQLVLSRCGFSFNADAITLFPVDMHANKEIYYDEMNTNQNGELNEQRVQFDP, from the exons CACAAAACAACCACCACACCAGGCACCTTGCGAAGATTTTGATTCACCTTTCATGGTGTTTACAAGAGGCAGTTCGAACTTCTGGTGCTCCATCTGTGGTTTATTTGAAGGCCATTAATGCGGTGTACTTTTCATCTGTTTTTTTGAAGTATATTATTGAGAATTCACAGAGTGACAATATTGAGGAGTTATGTTTGTCTCTTCTTGAAAATGAACCGGTGCCTAAAGATTTCATGACTG ATCAAAGGATTGAAAATCTTTTAATGCATAATGTGCTTACCTTCCTTGGTTCAATAGATGTAAG TCCTACGACATCCCTTCTGCACCAGGAGTTGCTTAACTTCATGCTTGTTGCAATGTCTACTCAACTTCTTTCTGGACCAACCCCAGGGCCGAAAGATGTAAACCCTTTTCTTGATGCTGCAATGTCTCAG GAAAGTTTGCTGGTCAGTTCAGTGGTTCACAGATTGCTTCTCAATTATATAATGCGACCTCGTCTTCCTTCTAGTACTGCTGCTGCTTATTCTATTTTTTTCGAGGAAAATCAGCCTGGTGTTTTACAAAGAGTTGGTTCTGCTGCTG CAAACTTTGTATTGTTGCCATTCAATTATTTGGTCAATTCAAATAGTGAAGGCTCTAGAAATCAACTGGCAGATTGCAGTCTCCACGTGCTACTTGTTCTTATTCATTACCATAAATGTGTTGTAAGTGATGAGTCTATAACAGATAGAAGTGATGACAGTGCCTCTACAGATCCTGTTTCTAAAGTAAATACATACTTTACTGTCAACCCTTACAGCAAGGCCTTAGAAAATGCAAGGGACATCGAAT TTGATCGTGCCGATATTGAGGGGAATGCACAAAATGGACCAGTTGTGAGATTACCTTTTGCATCCCTATTTGATACCCTTGGCAT GTGCTTGGCTGATGAGACTGCTGTCCTTTTACTTTACTCATTGGTGCAAGGGAACTCTGACTTTTTGGAGTATGTACTAGTGCGAACAGATTTGGATACATTG TTGATGCCCATCTTGGAAACACTATACAGTGCTTCGAGGAGGACATCAAATCAAATATACATGTTGCTGATTATACTCCTCATACTTAGTCAAGACTCTTCATTCAATGCTAGCATTCACAAGATG ATACTGCCTGGTGTTCCATGGTATAAAGAGCATCTCCTTCATCAGACATCACTTGGTTCCCTGATGGTCATAATTTTGATAAGGACTGTCCAGTATAACTTGTCAAAGTTGCGG GATGTCTATCTTCATACTACTTGTCTAGCAACTTTGGCAAATATGGCACCTCATGTCCATCGTTTGAGTGCATATGCTTCCCAGAGACTTGTCAGCCTCTTCTATATGCTTTCACGCAA GTACAACAAATTGGTAGAGCTAAGGGACGATAAACTGCAAACCAAAGCCATCTCAACAGGGGATGGCCTTGTAGAAGATATG TCAGCAGAATTGCAAATTTATACCGACTTTTTGAGAATTGTCCTTGAAATATTAAATGCGATTTTGACATATGCACTGCCACGGAATCCTGAG GTTGTCTATGCCATTATGCACAGACAGGAAGTTTTTCAGCCATTCAAGAGCCATCCTCGCTTTGCTGAGCTGCTTGAGAATATTTATAAT GTATTAGATTTTTTTAACAGTCGTATGGATGCCCAAAGAATGGATGGTGAATGGTCTGTAGAAAAAGTCCTCCTGTTCATAATTAATAATTGTCGATCTTGGCGCGGTGAAGGGATGAAG ATGTTCACTCAGTTGCACTTCTCGTATGAACAAGAGAGTCATCCCGAGGAGTTCTTTATTCCATACGTTTGGCAACTCGTCCTATCCCGCTG TGGATTCAGTTTTAACGCAGATGCTATAACTTTGTTCCCCGTCGATATGCATGCCAAT AAAGAAATTTACTATGATGAAATGAATACGAACCAAAACGGGGAGTTGAATGAACAAAGAGTTCAGTTTGAtccataa
- the LOC107928556 gene encoding early light-induced protein 1, chloroplastic gives MAASSPAMQMQSLLLASPMTGLASKRQMVQFYIVKRMPRFQRKLNLQVRCLAEEGDQKEPMPTARTPEPKPSPPPVSPKLSTKFSDVFAFSGPAPERINGRLAMVGFVAALAMELSKGQDVLTQISNGGIPLFVGTSIVLSLASLIPLFRGETVESRSGQFMSSDAELWNGRFAMLGLVALAFTEYVKGGTLV, from the exons ATGGCCGCATCATCACCTGCCATGCAAATGCAATCCCTCCTTTTAGCAAGTCCCATGACTGGCCTTGCTAGTAAGAGACAAATGGTTCAGTTTTATATCGTGAAACGCATGCCTCGTTTTCAAAGGAAACTCAATCTTCAAGTTCGCTGTTTGgcagag GAGGGTGATCAAAAGGAGCCAATGCCAACAGCAAGAACGCCGGAACCTAAGCCGAGCCCTCCACCGGTATCACCCAAACTGAGCACGAAATTCTCCGATGTGTTTGCCTTCAGTGGGCCTGCACCGGAGAGGATCAACGGCAGGTTGGCGATGGTTGGGTTTGTGGCAGCGCTGGCAATGGAGTTATCCAAAGGTCAAGATGTGTTGACCCAAATATCCAACGGTGGGATCCCGTTGTTCGTTGGGACTAGTATTGTGTTATCGCTTGCATCTTTGATACCGTTGTTTAGAGGTGAGACGGTGGAATCAAGGTCCGGTCAGTTCATGAGCTCGGATGCTGAGCTGTGGAATGGGAGGTTCGCCATGTTGGGACTTGTTGCCTTGGCTTTCACCGAATATGTAAAGGGCGGAACCCTAGTGTAG
- the LOC107928504 gene encoding early light-induced protein 1, chloroplastic: MVASLVAVQLLVESPVRTGLTNRSRVFQFFGVKYVPKRPNVCICCLAEDDEDEGHFESLKLSDALFSGAVAERINGRLAMIGFVAATAVELSKGQDLLTQITSEGGIRWMVRSSMVIAMASWIPLLKGMRIECSSVGIYTSDAELWNGRFAMLGLVFMAFHEYLKGGALF, encoded by the exons ATGGTTGCATCACTAGTAGCAGTCCAACTGCTTGTGGAAAGTCCTGTGAGAACTGGACTCACTAACAGAAGTAGGGTTTTTCAGTTTTTCGGTGTAAAATATGTGCCGAAGAGACCCAATGTTTGCATCTGCTGCTTGGCGGAG GATGATGAAGATGAGGGGCATTTCGAGAGCTTGAAATTGTCTGATGCGTTATTTAGTGGAGCAGTGGCAGAGAGGATCAATGGGCGGTTGGCGATGATTGGGTTCGTGGCAGCCACGGCGGTGGAGTTAAGCAAGGGCCAGGATCTACTTACTCAGATCACATCAGAGGGTGGGATTCGATGGATGGTGAGAAGCAGTATGGTGATAGCAATGGCATCGTGGATCCCATTGTTGAAAGGGATGAGAATTGAGTGCAGTTCAGTTGGGATTTACACCTCTGATGCTGAGCTATGGAATGGGAGGTTTGCAATGTTGGGCCTTGTTTTTATGGCATTCCATGAATATCTCAAGGGTGGTGCCCTTTTCTAA
- the LOC107928412 gene encoding perakine reductase isoform X1 produces MVGGCKSKRKRKRLLRTAPTMVGGCKSKTKRLLQKKEMEKETQVQIPRVKLGTQGLEVSKLGFGCGALSGMYNAPLSHEEGCFVLKEAFSKGITFFDTSDLYGELYDNEIMIGKALKQLPRDEVQLATKFGIRVLEGFNFEVKGTREYVRKCCEASLNRLGVDYIDLYYQHRVDTSVPIEETMGELKKLVEEGKIKYIGLSEPSVDTLRRAHAVHPISALEMEYSLWCREIEDDIIPVCRELGIGIVAYSPLGRGFFGGKASVESLPSESILKMHPRFSGDNLEKNKLVYARLENLAKKHKCTPAQLALAWVFHQGEDIIPIPATTKIKNLESNIGSLTLKLTKDDLKEMCDAVPIEEVNGEREYDVFAQYSYKFANTPKK; encoded by the exons ATGGTTGGTGGAtgcaaaagtaaaagaaaaagaaaaaggctgCTAAGAACTGCTCCTACAATGGTTGGTGGATgcaaaagtaaaacaaaaaggTTG CTTCAGAAAAAGGAAATGGAGAaggaaacccaagttcaaattccAAGGGTGAAGCTGGGTACTCAAGGATTGGAG GTCTCTAAATTGGGGTTTGGTTGTGGAGCACTCTCTGGTATGTACAATGCTCCTCTCTCGCATGAAGAAGGGTGTTTTGTTTTAAAGGAAGCTTTTTCTAAGGGCATCACATTCTTTGACACATCTGACCTTTACGGCGAACTTTACGATAACGAGATCATGATCGGGAAG GCTTTGAAGCAGCTTCCGCGGGATGAAGTGCAATTAGCAACAAAGTTTGGGATCCGTGTATTAGAAGGATTTAACTTTGAGGTGAAAGGGACCCGTGAATATGTTCGAAAATGCTGTGAAGCTAGCCTGAATCGACTCGGTGTGGACTATATCGATCTTTACTACCAGCATCGTGTCGATACTTCAGTCCCCATAGAGGAAACT ATGGGGGAATTGAAGAAGCTTGTAGAAGAGGGAAAGATAAAATATATTGGTCTATCTGAACCTAGTGTTGATACCCTTAGAAGAGCTCATGCTGTTCATCCTATATCAGCCTTGGAAATGGAGTATTCCCTCTGGTGTCGTGAGATCGAAGATGATATAATTCCAGTCTGCAG AGAGCTTGGTATCGGGATCGTAGCCTATAGTCCGCTTGGACGAGGTTTCTTTGGTGGGAAAGCAAGTGTGGAGAGCTTGCCTAGTGAAAGTATTTTG AAAATGCATCCGAGATTCTCGGGGGATAATTTAGAGAAGAACAAGCTCGTTTATGCTCGTTTAGAAAACTTGGCAAAGAAGCATAAATGCACCCCTGCTCAGCTAGCTCTAGCATGGGTGTTCCATCAAGGGGAAGACATAATTCCAATCCCTG CTACAACAAAGATTAAAAACCTTGAAAGCAACATTGGGTCCTTGACATTGAAGCTGACGAAAGATGATTTGAAAGAAATGTGTGATGCAGTGCCAATTGAAGAAGTGAATGGTGAAAGAGAATATGATGTTTTTGCTCAGTATTCCTATAAGTTTGCAAATACCCCCAAAAAGTGA
- the LOC107928412 gene encoding perakine reductase isoform X2: MEKETQVQIPRVKLGTQGLEVSKLGFGCGALSGMYNAPLSHEEGCFVLKEAFSKGITFFDTSDLYGELYDNEIMIGKALKQLPRDEVQLATKFGIRVLEGFNFEVKGTREYVRKCCEASLNRLGVDYIDLYYQHRVDTSVPIEETMGELKKLVEEGKIKYIGLSEPSVDTLRRAHAVHPISALEMEYSLWCREIEDDIIPVCRELGIGIVAYSPLGRGFFGGKASVESLPSESILKMHPRFSGDNLEKNKLVYARLENLAKKHKCTPAQLALAWVFHQGEDIIPIPATTKIKNLESNIGSLTLKLTKDDLKEMCDAVPIEEVNGEREYDVFAQYSYKFANTPKK; the protein is encoded by the exons ATGGAGAaggaaacccaagttcaaattccAAGGGTGAAGCTGGGTACTCAAGGATTGGAG GTCTCTAAATTGGGGTTTGGTTGTGGAGCACTCTCTGGTATGTACAATGCTCCTCTCTCGCATGAAGAAGGGTGTTTTGTTTTAAAGGAAGCTTTTTCTAAGGGCATCACATTCTTTGACACATCTGACCTTTACGGCGAACTTTACGATAACGAGATCATGATCGGGAAG GCTTTGAAGCAGCTTCCGCGGGATGAAGTGCAATTAGCAACAAAGTTTGGGATCCGTGTATTAGAAGGATTTAACTTTGAGGTGAAAGGGACCCGTGAATATGTTCGAAAATGCTGTGAAGCTAGCCTGAATCGACTCGGTGTGGACTATATCGATCTTTACTACCAGCATCGTGTCGATACTTCAGTCCCCATAGAGGAAACT ATGGGGGAATTGAAGAAGCTTGTAGAAGAGGGAAAGATAAAATATATTGGTCTATCTGAACCTAGTGTTGATACCCTTAGAAGAGCTCATGCTGTTCATCCTATATCAGCCTTGGAAATGGAGTATTCCCTCTGGTGTCGTGAGATCGAAGATGATATAATTCCAGTCTGCAG AGAGCTTGGTATCGGGATCGTAGCCTATAGTCCGCTTGGACGAGGTTTCTTTGGTGGGAAAGCAAGTGTGGAGAGCTTGCCTAGTGAAAGTATTTTG AAAATGCATCCGAGATTCTCGGGGGATAATTTAGAGAAGAACAAGCTCGTTTATGCTCGTTTAGAAAACTTGGCAAAGAAGCATAAATGCACCCCTGCTCAGCTAGCTCTAGCATGGGTGTTCCATCAAGGGGAAGACATAATTCCAATCCCTG CTACAACAAAGATTAAAAACCTTGAAAGCAACATTGGGTCCTTGACATTGAAGCTGACGAAAGATGATTTGAAAGAAATGTGTGATGCAGTGCCAATTGAAGAAGTGAATGGTGAAAGAGAATATGATGTTTTTGCTCAGTATTCCTATAAGTTTGCAAATACCCCCAAAAAGTGA
- the LOC107928603 gene encoding transmembrane emp24 domain-containing protein p24beta3: MAKIWGKMWALMGLLLFNSVCNVSSLSVNVNNIECVYEYVLYEGDTISGNFVVVDHDIFWGSDHPGIDFTVTSPAGNTVHELKGTSGDKFEFKAPRSGMYKFCFHNPHSAPETVSFHIHIGHIPTEHDLAKDEHLDPINVKIAELREALESVTAEQKYLKARDTRHRHTNESTRKRVIGYTVGEYILLTLVSALQVIYIRQLFSKSVAYNRV, from the exons ATGGCGAAGATATGGGGAAAGATGTGGGCTTTGATGGGTTTGCTTCTTTTTAATTCGGTGTGTAATGTTTCCTCCCTTTCGGTGAATGTGAACAACATCGAATGTGTGTACGAATATGTGCTTTACGAAGGAGACACGATTTCCGGCAACTTTGTCGTCGTTGACCATGATATTTTCTGGGGTTCCGACCACCCTGGCATTGATTTCACT GTGACTTCTCCTGCGGGTAATACAGTTCACGAATTGAAGGGGACATCTGGGGACAAGTTTGAATTCAAAGCCCCAAGAAGCGGAATGTACAAATTTTGTTTTCACAATCCCCACTCTGCACCAGAGACCGTCTCTTTCCATATCCACATTGGCCATATTCCTACTGAGCATGATCTTGCCAAAGACG AACATTTGGACCCAATTAATGTTAAAATTGCCGAACTTAGAGAAGCCTTGGAATCCGTTACAGCAGAACAAAAGTACTTGAAAGCACGTGATACTCGGCATCGTCATA CAAATGAGAGCACAAGGAAGCGAGTTATAGGATACACAGTTGGAGAGTACATTTTGCTAACTCTAGTTAGTGCACTTCAAGTTATCTATATCCGCCAACTCTTCAGCAAATCAGTTGCGTACAACCGAGTTTGA